Within Bacteroidota bacterium, the genomic segment GAGGCGGTATTTACTGCATCCCCAATAATAGTATAATCCATTTTAATTTCTGAGCCCATATTCCCTTCTATTACCATACCTTTATCAATTCCATATCCTGAATATAAGAGCGATAGAGGTGAATTGGCAGATACTGTAATTCTAAGTTGCCTTAACTCTTCTAAAATCTCAATACAGGCTTCCAATGCAAAGTCGGCATTATCACCATTAAAATAAGCCATAAATCCATCACCAATAAACTTATTGACCTCTCCTCCCTTCTTGGTAATAATTCGGGTACAAATTTCAAAATAGGAATTGATGAGCAAAAATACATCTTCAATATTCAATTGTTCAGCCAAAGAAGAATAGGACAAGATATCTCCAAAAACAATAATTCGTTCAACCTCTTTTGGTTGAATCATCACAGGATTTAATCCATTACTAATAATCTTTAAAACACTGGGTTGCGTATATTTTTCAATGACCATATGAGAATCAATTAGGGCCTGCAAAAGCAACTTGATAGGTAATGAAAGTTCATCTGTCTTTTGATCGAGATTTGTTAACTTCATAGACCAATCAGGGAAATAGCGCTCACTAATATCATTTTCCAACTTAAGGGCCAATATATCTTCATGGCGATGGTCACCCTTAATTTTATTAAAAAGCAAGTCAATATCCTTTTCGGTACCCTCGATAATTTGAAAAAATAAGTT encodes:
- a CDS encoding BLUF domain-containing protein, with protein sequence MKRITYISKLKAKLSFSEIDELGKIFEKNNRTKKITGTLIYFNNLFFQIIEGTEKDIDLLFNKIKGDHRHEDILALKLENDISERYFPDWSMKLTNLDQKTDELSLPIKLLLQALIDSHMVIEKYTQPSVLKIISNGLNPVMIQPKEVERIIVFGDILSYSSLAEQLNIEDVFLLINSYFEICTRIITKKGGEVNKFIGDGFMAYFNGDNADFALEACIEILEELRQLRITVSANSPLSLLYSGYGIDKGMVIEGNMGSEIKMDYTIIGDAVNTASRLEDHTRVVEKSIVLSELVKTSCKKKWDFIRLGQFYLKGQQEHTAVYSINHKLVNNFKDKENLLDRIAAFAMKSKKV